From Paenibacillus sp. V4I7, one genomic window encodes:
- a CDS encoding TIM-barrel domain-containing protein has product MHVKQLPAPFRFTFSFLLCFFLSVPPIYAIDGVHHGPYGIDDLYEIQATERSPRDPVAGDTVYIKITTWPIESGQTAWVTWTKNGVNQAAVGAAYKYNSGNNTYWEANLGTFAKGDVISYTVRGNKDGANEKTSGPFTFTVTGWESVSSVSSITNNTNRVVLNAVPNTGTLTPKINLSFAADDVLRVQVSPTGTGTLSSGLSNYTVSDTASTTWLTTSKLKVKVDKNPFKLSVYKPDGTTLIARQYDSTTNRNLAWLTNGSTIINKVEDHFYSPASEEFFGFGERYNNFRKRGNDVDTYVFNQYKNQNDRTYMAIPFMLNSSGYGIFVNSTYYSKFRLATERTDMFSFTADTGGSAASTLDYYFIYGNDLKNVVSNYTNITGKPTALPKWAFGLWMSANEWDRQSKVSTAINNANTNNIPATAVVLEQWSDENTFYIFNDATYTPKTGSAAHAYTDFTFPTTGKWTNPKAMADNVHSNGMKLVLWQVPIQKWTSTPYTQKDNDEAYMTAQNYAVGNGSGGQYRIPTGQWFENSLLLDFTNTTAKNWWMSKRAYLFDGVGIDGFKTDGGEMVWGRSNTFSNGKKGDEMRNQYPNEYVKAYNEYARSKKADAVSFSRSGTQGAQANQIFWSGDQESTFGAFQQAVHAGLTASMSGVPYWSWDLAGFTGAYPTAELYKRATEMAAFAPVMQFHSESNGSSGVNEERSPWNAQARTGDNTIISHFAKYTNTRMNLLPYIYSEAKKASDTGVPMMRAMALEYGADTNTYGLTQQYMFGGNLLVAPVMNQGETNKSIYLPQGDWIDFWFGAQRPGGRTISYNAGIDDLPVFVKSGSILPLNLNAQYQVGGTIGNSLTSYTNLTFRIYPLGTTTYDWNDDIGGSVKTITSTEQYGLNKETVTVPAINSTKTLQVYTTKPSSVTVGGSAMTEYSTLTALTGASTGWFYDTVQKFTYVKLGSSASAQSVVLNGVNKVEYEAEFGTQSSVTTNTNHTGYTGTGFVDGFETLGDNVTFHVSVKAAGTYTMKVRYSSGAGNGSRAIYVNNTKVTDLALPQTTNWDTWGTAAVNVSLGAGLNTVKVSYDGTSSLGINLDNIAVVEQ; this is encoded by the coding sequence ATGCACGTAAAGCAATTACCAGCACCATTCCGATTTACTTTCTCTTTTTTACTCTGTTTTTTTCTCTCCGTCCCCCCTATTTATGCCATTGATGGTGTGCACCATGGTCCATATGGAATCGATGATCTATACGAGATTCAGGCAACTGAACGGAGCCCAAGGGATCCCGTTGCTGGTGACACTGTTTATATCAAAATAACAACATGGCCCATTGAATCTGGACAAACGGCTTGGGTGACCTGGACGAAAAATGGTGTTAATCAAGCTGCTGTCGGAGCAGCGTACAAATACAACAGCGGCAACAACACTTACTGGGAAGCGAACCTTGGCACTTTTGCTAAAGGGGATGTGATCAGTTATACCGTTCGTGGCAATAAAGATGGTGCGAATGAGAAGACTAGCGGACCTTTTACTTTTACAGTAACTGGATGGGAATCCGTTAGCAGTGTCAGCTCCATCACGAATAATACGAACCGTGTTGTGCTGAATGCAGTGCCGAATACAGGCACTTTGACACCGAAGATCAACCTTTCCTTTGCGGCGGATGATGTACTCCGTGTACAGGTTTCTCCAACGGGAACAGGAACGTTAAGCAGTGGACTTAGTAATTACACGGTATCCGATACCGCATCAACCACTTGGCTTACAACCTCCAAGCTGAAGGTGAAGGTGGATAAGAATCCTTTTAAACTTAGTGTGTATAAGCCTGATGGAACGACGTTGATTGCCCGTCAATATGACAGCACTACGAATCGTAACTTAGCCTGGTTAACCAATGGAAGTACCATCATCAACAAGGTAGAGGATCATTTTTATTCGCCGGCTTCAGAGGAGTTTTTTGGCTTTGGCGAGCGTTACAACAACTTCCGTAAACGCGGAAATGATGTGGACACCTACGTGTTTAATCAGTATAAGAATCAAAATGACCGCACCTACATGGCAATTCCTTTTATGCTTAACAGCAGCGGATATGGCATCTTCGTAAATTCAACGTATTATTCTAAATTCCGATTGGCAACCGAACGCACCGATATGTTCAGCTTTACGGCTGATACGGGGGGTAGTGCTGCCTCGACACTGGATTATTATTTCATTTACGGAAATGATTTGAAGAATGTTGTGAGTAACTACACGAACATCACCGGTAAGCCAACAGCTCTGCCGAAGTGGGCTTTCGGGTTATGGATGTCAGCTAACGAGTGGGATCGTCAATCCAAGGTGTCTACAGCCATTAATAACGCGAATACCAACAATATTCCGGCAACGGCAGTTGTACTTGAACAGTGGAGTGATGAGAATACGTTTTACATTTTCAATGATGCCACCTATACCCCTAAAACGGGCAGCGCTGCGCATGCCTATACCGATTTTACTTTCCCGACTACAGGGAAATGGACGAATCCAAAAGCTATGGCAGACAATGTACATAGCAATGGGATGAAGCTGGTGCTCTGGCAGGTCCCTATTCAGAAATGGACTTCGACGCCTTATACCCAGAAAGATAATGACGAAGCCTATATGACGGCTCAGAATTATGCCGTGGGCAACGGCAGTGGAGGCCAGTACCGGATACCAACAGGACAATGGTTCGAGAACAGTTTGCTGCTTGATTTTACAAATACCACGGCGAAAAACTGGTGGATGTCTAAACGCGCTTATCTGTTTGATGGTGTAGGTATTGACGGCTTCAAAACAGATGGCGGTGAAATGGTATGGGGTCGCTCGAATACCTTCTCGAACGGTAAGAAGGGCGATGAAATGCGCAATCAATACCCAAATGAATACGTGAAGGCGTATAACGAGTACGCACGCTCCAAGAAAGCCGATGCGGTCTCCTTCAGTCGTTCTGGCACACAAGGTGCACAGGCGAATCAGATTTTCTGGTCCGGTGACCAAGAGTCGACGTTTGGTGCCTTCCAGCAGGCTGTGCATGCAGGGCTCACGGCTAGTATGTCTGGCGTTCCTTATTGGAGCTGGGATCTGGCAGGCTTCACAGGCGCTTATCCGACGGCTGAGTTGTACAAACGTGCTACCGAAATGGCCGCATTTGCACCGGTTATGCAGTTTCATTCCGAGTCTAACGGCAGCTCCGGTGTTAATGAGGAACGTTCGCCATGGAACGCACAAGCGCGTACGGGCGATAATACGATCATTAGTCATTTTGCCAAATATACGAATACACGCATGAATTTACTTCCTTATATTTATAGCGAGGCAAAGAAAGCAAGTGATACCGGTGTTCCGATGATGCGAGCCATGGCGCTTGAATATGGGGCGGACACGAACACGTACGGTTTGACGCAGCAGTATATGTTCGGGGGTAATTTACTCGTTGCTCCTGTCATGAATCAGGGAGAAACAAACAAAAGTATTTATCTTCCGCAGGGGGATTGGATCGATTTCTGGTTCGGTGCTCAGCGTCCTGGCGGTCGAACAATCAGCTACAATGCCGGCATAGATGATCTACCGGTTTTTGTGAAGTCCGGCAGTATTCTTCCGTTGAATTTGAATGCGCAATATCAGGTGGGTGGGACCATTGGCAACAGCTTGACGAGCTACACCAATCTCACATTCCGCATTTATCCACTTGGGACAACAACGTATGACTGGAATGATGATATTGGCGGTTCGGTGAAAACCATTACATCTACAGAGCAATATGGGTTGAATAAAGAAACCGTCACTGTTCCAGCGATTAATTCTACGAAGACATTGCAAGTGTATACGACTAAGCCTTCCTCTGTAACGGTGGGTGGTTCTGCGATGACAGAGTACAGTACATTAACCGCTCTAACCGGAGCATCCACAGGCTGGTTCTACGACACAGTACAGAAATTCACTTACGTCAAGCTTGGCTCAAGTGCATCTGCTCAATCTGTAGTGCTAAATGGCGTCAACAAGGTGGAATATGAAGCTGAATTCGGCACGCAAAGCAGCGTAACTACGAACACGAACCATACGGGTTATACAGGTACAGGGTTTGTAGACGGCTTTGAGACTCTGGGAGACAATGTCACCTTCCACGTTTCTGTCAAAGCCGCAGGTACCTATACGATGAAGGTTCGGTATTCATCCGGTGCAGGCAATGGCTCAAGAGCCATTTATGTGAATAACACCAAAGTGACGGACCTTGCCTTACCGCAAACAACGAACTGGGATACGTGGGGCACGGCTGCGGTCAACGTCTCCCTCGGTGCAGGACTCAACACGGTGAAAGTCAGCTATGATGGTACCAGTTCACTCGGTATTAATCTTGATAACATCGCGGTGGTAGAGCAATAA
- a CDS encoding thioesterase II family protein, producing MILFGFPHCGDHSKSYLTWSRGLPARVRFQRVELSQARLSMREVASDLWEQALHETCQYVKQQVMPGEEYVFIGHCWGSLLAFEASHRLKAEGIAEPRHLFLSGCSAPHLLRPRGVTTGMQGDAFEMGCQPVEEYRAQVNREPLRARFSVFTGKKDEHALVDHLSEWSRYTAKICDVHVCEGDHHYWQSDSNKWLQLAQTIVEREYLL from the coding sequence GTGATTTTGTTCGGGTTCCCTCACTGTGGAGATCACTCAAAGTCGTACCTTACTTGGAGCAGAGGATTACCCGCTCGTGTTAGGTTCCAACGTGTTGAACTGAGTCAAGCCCGATTATCCATGCGCGAGGTTGCCTCTGATCTGTGGGAGCAAGCTCTGCACGAGACCTGCCAATACGTCAAGCAGCAGGTGATGCCTGGTGAAGAATACGTGTTTATTGGTCACTGCTGGGGCAGCTTGCTTGCCTTTGAAGCCAGTCATCGCTTGAAAGCGGAAGGCATTGCTGAGCCACGGCACTTATTTCTTTCTGGCTGCAGTGCCCCGCATCTTCTTCGACCTCGCGGTGTAACGACTGGCATGCAGGGGGATGCATTCGAGATGGGCTGCCAGCCAGTGGAGGAATATCGTGCTCAGGTGAATCGTGAGCCACTTCGTGCAAGGTTCAGTGTGTTTACAGGTAAGAAGGATGAACATGCGCTTGTTGATCATTTGTCGGAGTGGAGCCGTTATACGGCGAAAATATGCGATGTGCACGTTTGTGAAGGCGATCATCACTACTGGCAATCGGATTCAAACAAATGGCTGCAGCTTGCACAGACGATTGTAGAAAGGGAATATCTGTTGTAA
- a CDS encoding TIM-barrel domain-containing protein yields MVQTLDSNQNVNYLLDEHTGQITISGQLATFRDVAFLSYALIQRGEAERALPVLRLMSSDQFKGQLALTDVALRIWAFGEYLKVTEDQDFRLDIEGIIEESTLLLDAHWQKPQPHWLQRGNEGIYLSHLAMYFAAIQANIQNGAGERGVRLQKAIRELVFASFIKEGRVVSELGDTAIHGDIITAAIPFGMLGIEDRILIEALYKLEETLVSKGVRFKTGDTFYGGCERSDLTCLLAWYYAKKGDAVRAKELLAHVESLQKEGAKLYEVDTSTAKEPLLLTYWREHAGEPPVSTWGGVLLELAQAAVVSGEVRSDSLESVALLHQPTGYDDPYVILPYERFPRYPEAGDSVLVRLLTQPFQASQVVTVRAVVNGIPEAEAVTAVMKVTDGGEKVWEAQLGPYLAGDEVSYAFALQSGSKSPSSATYSFKVRAWTALERVHALYETTGGFVVELAYGAEGIRTAQLSFRADESGAIKLTFAAEGERLQGAPAQQAALAVGRARLEAEVRGGKLALALRSTEGVLMEGFAAEGKPLIEALTDGSGCLHKLRLNLKTRPEHRWFGMGERFSHYEYSGHEVDQYVYNQYRDQGLKTYMPVPFAISSGGYAIFVDTALYSTFRFHTRLSDLVEVEADVSPSSQQLVAYLFAEEPLTMVGQFTHLSGKPVLPPKWSFGPWMSSNNWDSQAEVLKQAELTAKYQIPSTVLVIEQWSDEATFYIFNDAQYNVKEGNQSFRYDEFQFPEWGRWPNPKGMVEELHEQGLKVLLWQIPIHKHMYGVTHGQRDQDEITLLEQGYCVKTAGGEPYTLPYNWFKDCHIIDFTNPEAVKWWFNKRQYLADEIGVDGFKTDGGEFVFGHDLQFYDGSTGREMRNLYPNLYVGSYYDFIQQFAKSGGITFSRAGYTGAQRYPMHWAGDERSTFQAFRSSMIAGLSSSMSGIPFWGWDLGGFHGDIPTAELFIRSTQMAAFCPVMQYHAETKGEFNQDRTPWNIAERTNQPLVIDLYKRYSDIRMNLLPYIYDQAIRTSRTGLPMMRAMSLQFPTDPHCTEMISEYMFGESLLVAPVTEEGQGAKEIYFPEGSWLSLFDQEEIQGPCLLKVAAPLEAIPVYQKQDSVIALNLAENYSLGDHVGNRVNGYEHLCFRVYVVNELKAEFEDDLGNRVTISAKRVSGQIHLDWSGSLSVNQPITFVLHQPSGVSNVWSSETELSPVDHVEQLLPGHYLISQKNLLITVPESAGSLVIAQ; encoded by the coding sequence ATGGTGCAAACACTAGATTCAAATCAGAATGTTAATTACTTATTAGATGAACACACAGGTCAGATTACGATCTCAGGGCAGCTTGCCACTTTTAGAGATGTTGCTTTTTTGAGCTATGCGCTTATCCAGCGAGGTGAAGCGGAGCGTGCATTGCCAGTGCTGCGTTTAATGAGCAGTGATCAATTTAAGGGACAGTTGGCGCTGACAGATGTGGCGCTTCGGATATGGGCTTTCGGCGAATATCTGAAGGTAACGGAAGATCAGGATTTTAGGTTGGATATAGAAGGGATAATTGAGGAAAGCACTTTGCTTCTAGATGCCCATTGGCAGAAGCCGCAGCCTCACTGGCTGCAGCGCGGAAACGAAGGGATTTATTTGAGTCATTTGGCCATGTACTTCGCTGCCATACAAGCCAATATTCAGAACGGAGCTGGCGAGCGGGGTGTACGTTTACAGAAGGCGATCCGAGAACTTGTCTTTGCCAGCTTTATTAAAGAGGGCCGAGTTGTTAGCGAATTGGGCGATACAGCTATTCATGGGGATATCATCACAGCGGCAATTCCTTTTGGTATGCTGGGTATTGAAGACCGTATTCTGATCGAAGCGCTGTATAAACTGGAAGAAACACTTGTTAGTAAAGGTGTAAGATTTAAAACTGGCGACACCTTCTATGGAGGTTGTGAGCGATCTGATCTTACCTGCCTGTTGGCGTGGTACTACGCTAAAAAAGGGGACGCGGTTCGGGCGAAAGAACTGCTCGCTCATGTGGAGTCGCTTCAGAAGGAAGGTGCGAAGCTGTATGAGGTAGACACTTCTACAGCCAAGGAGCCTTTATTGCTTACGTATTGGCGTGAACATGCAGGGGAACCACCCGTCAGTACATGGGGGGGCGTACTATTGGAGCTTGCACAGGCAGCGGTTGTTTCAGGCGAAGTCCGTAGTGACAGCTTAGAGAGCGTTGCTTTGTTACATCAACCGACGGGTTACGATGACCCTTACGTCATCCTGCCTTACGAGCGGTTTCCCCGTTATCCTGAAGCGGGGGATTCGGTGCTTGTACGCCTCTTGACTCAGCCTTTTCAGGCGAGTCAGGTAGTAACAGTGCGGGCCGTCGTCAATGGCATTCCGGAGGCCGAAGCCGTGACCGCCGTTATGAAAGTGACGGACGGCGGGGAAAAGGTCTGGGAAGCGCAGCTTGGCCCTTACCTCGCAGGTGACGAGGTCAGCTATGCTTTTGCGCTTCAGAGCGGAAGTAAGTCACCGAGTTCAGCGACTTACAGCTTTAAAGTGCGGGCATGGACGGCGCTGGAGCGCGTCCATGCGCTGTATGAGACGACGGGTGGCTTCGTCGTCGAATTGGCTTACGGTGCGGAGGGCATCCGCACCGCACAGCTGTCTTTCCGCGCCGACGAGAGCGGCGCGATCAAGCTGACGTTCGCCGCAGAAGGCGAACGCTTGCAGGGCGCGCCGGCGCAGCAGGCGGCGTTGGCCGTTGGACGCGCACGGCTGGAGGCCGAGGTACGCGGGGGCAAGCTTGCGCTCGCGCTGCGCAGCACGGAGGGCGTGCTGATGGAGGGCTTCGCCGCCGAAGGGAAGCCGCTTATCGAGGCTTTAACCGATGGCTCGGGATGCCTGCATAAGCTTCGCTTGAACTTGAAAACGAGGCCGGAGCATCGCTGGTTCGGCATGGGGGAACGCTTTTCCCATTATGAATATTCGGGTCATGAAGTCGATCAATACGTGTACAATCAGTACCGGGATCAAGGCCTGAAGACTTACATGCCGGTTCCCTTCGCCATATCCTCCGGCGGGTATGCGATCTTCGTGGATACGGCGCTTTATTCGACTTTCCGCTTTCATACGCGCTTATCTGATCTTGTTGAAGTGGAAGCGGACGTATCTCCGTCAAGTCAACAGCTGGTTGCCTATTTATTTGCAGAGGAGCCGCTCACGATGGTCGGACAGTTCACCCATCTGTCGGGCAAACCTGTATTGCCCCCGAAATGGTCGTTTGGACCATGGATGTCCAGCAATAACTGGGATTCTCAGGCAGAAGTTTTGAAACAGGCCGAGCTAACGGCGAAGTATCAGATCCCGTCCACCGTGCTAGTTATTGAGCAATGGAGTGACGAGGCGACGTTCTATATTTTTAATGATGCGCAGTACAATGTCAAAGAGGGTAATCAATCGTTTCGCTATGATGAGTTTCAGTTCCCGGAATGGGGCCGTTGGCCGAATCCGAAGGGGATGGTCGAAGAGCTTCATGAGCAGGGCTTGAAGGTGCTGTTATGGCAAATTCCCATTCATAAACATATGTATGGCGTTACTCACGGTCAGCGTGATCAGGATGAAATTACACTGCTAGAGCAAGGTTACTGTGTGAAAACAGCGGGTGGGGAGCCGTACACATTGCCTTATAACTGGTTTAAGGATTGTCATATTATTGACTTTACGAACCCAGAAGCGGTGAAGTGGTGGTTTAACAAGCGCCAATACCTCGCAGATGAAATCGGCGTAGATGGCTTTAAAACAGATGGCGGCGAATTCGTCTTCGGTCACGATCTGCAGTTCTATGATGGCTCTACAGGCCGCGAAATGCGCAATTTGTATCCGAATTTATATGTGGGCAGCTATTACGATTTCATCCAGCAGTTTGCCAAATCTGGAGGCATTACCTTTAGTCGTGCGGGCTACACGGGAGCTCAGCGGTACCCGATGCATTGGGCGGGCGACGAGCGTTCGACCTTCCAGGCCTTCCGCTCTTCGATGATTGCCGGGTTATCCAGCAGTATGTCGGGCATCCCTTTCTGGGGTTGGGATCTGGGCGGCTTTCATGGTGACATTCCGACGGCGGAGCTGTTTATAAGATCCACCCAAATGGCCGCTTTTTGCCCGGTGATGCAGTATCATGCCGAAACGAAAGGCGAGTTCAATCAAGACCGCACGCCGTGGAACATTGCTGAACGAACAAATCAACCGCTTGTTATCGATTTATACAAAAGGTACTCGGATATCCGGATGAACTTATTGCCTTACATTTATGATCAAGCGATTCGTACCAGCCGAACGGGGCTGCCTATGATGCGTGCAATGTCCCTTCAATTCCCTACTGATCCTCATTGCACAGAAATGATTAGTGAGTACATGTTCGGAGAAAGCTTGCTTGTCGCTCCCGTTACGGAGGAGGGGCAGGGTGCTAAGGAAATTTATTTTCCGGAAGGGTCATGGTTATCATTGTTCGATCAGGAAGAGATCCAAGGTCCGTGCCTTTTGAAAGTTGCTGCACCTTTAGAAGCTATCCCTGTTTATCAGAAACAGGATAGTGTCATTGCGCTCAATCTGGCTGAGAATTATTCACTTGGCGATCATGTGGGCAATCGAGTAAACGGCTATGAGCATTTGTGTTTCCGAGTTTATGTTGTAAACGAGCTGAAGGCAGAGTTTGAGGATGACCTAGGCAATCGTGTGACCATTTCAGCAAAAAGAGTCAGTGGTCAGATCCATCTAGACTGGTCAGGTAGTCTTAGCGTTAATCAACCAATAACCTTCGTTTTACATCAACCAAGTGGAGTATCCAACGTTTGGTCTTCAGAAACGGAACTGTCACCAGTCGATCATGTGGAACAACTGCTCCCGGGTCATTATTTGATTAGCCAAAAGAATCTGCTCATTACTGTCCCGGAATCGGCAGGAAGTCTGGTGATAGCGCAGTGA
- a CDS encoding sugar ABC transporter substrate-binding protein: MVTKKTGWVVALGVVVSLAATGCGADTKKETASTPKQEPTAAATAAATPETKKEPVTLKFMQYTASGSQEQTLSDMVKAFESANPDVKVKVDIVDYNNYYTKLNTQLASGDAPDVFEVGYENFVSYAAKNTLKDLTPIIAKDTTFKPEIYKGLAYDSFKYNGKQYGVVESFSDVVLFYNKDLFDKKQVEYPKADWTWKQELEAAQKLTDAKSGVWGTYSPIQFYEFYKTIAQNGGGIWSADGKPTVNSKENIEALNWMLDKAKKYKVSPALNDDTFNQPDADLNAFKAGKLAMLRGGIWNFGRFADAPFKWDIALEPGNTKKAHHFFADGLVVSEKTKNAEASWKFIKFMSSDPSVVSKRIEKGWSVPAVSDEKVMEAYFKQTPPASKKIVLEALNSLVLTPVGPIPDKWNDLTKAIGDELDKAKLKSDYTAEKALNEAQAKIEKLVTK, translated from the coding sequence ATGGTTACTAAAAAAACAGGTTGGGTCGTAGCGTTAGGTGTGGTTGTTTCTCTTGCAGCTACGGGGTGTGGAGCAGATACGAAAAAAGAAACTGCGTCAACGCCAAAACAAGAGCCGACGGCAGCTGCAACAGCAGCGGCAACACCGGAGACAAAGAAAGAACCGGTTACACTCAAGTTCATGCAGTATACCGCTAGTGGTTCTCAAGAGCAAACACTCAGCGATATGGTGAAAGCGTTCGAGTCGGCCAATCCTGACGTGAAGGTCAAAGTGGATATCGTCGATTACAACAACTACTACACGAAGCTCAATACACAGCTCGCATCGGGGGATGCGCCTGACGTATTTGAGGTCGGTTACGAAAACTTCGTCTCTTATGCAGCCAAAAATACTCTAAAAGACTTGACGCCGATCATTGCGAAGGACACGACGTTCAAGCCGGAAATCTACAAAGGTCTTGCCTATGACTCTTTCAAGTATAACGGTAAGCAATACGGAGTCGTAGAGTCGTTTTCAGACGTAGTTCTTTTCTATAATAAGGACTTGTTTGACAAAAAGCAAGTTGAGTATCCGAAGGCGGATTGGACGTGGAAGCAAGAGCTGGAAGCGGCTCAAAAGCTAACCGACGCCAAAAGCGGCGTATGGGGAACCTACTCGCCAATTCAATTCTATGAGTTTTACAAAACCATTGCTCAGAACGGCGGAGGTATCTGGAGTGCAGATGGCAAACCTACTGTAAACAGTAAAGAAAATATTGAAGCATTGAACTGGATGCTGGATAAAGCGAAAAAGTATAAAGTTTCTCCAGCGCTCAATGACGATACCTTTAACCAGCCAGATGCTGACTTAAACGCATTTAAAGCAGGTAAGCTTGCTATGCTGCGTGGCGGGATTTGGAACTTTGGCCGCTTTGCGGATGCTCCGTTCAAATGGGACATTGCACTGGAGCCTGGTAATACGAAGAAAGCACATCATTTCTTTGCGGATGGCCTTGTTGTTTCTGAAAAAACGAAAAATGCTGAAGCGTCCTGGAAGTTTATCAAATTCATGTCCTCCGATCCTTCTGTTGTCAGCAAACGGATTGAGAAGGGCTGGAGTGTGCCAGCTGTTTCTGATGAAAAAGTCATGGAAGCTTATTTCAAACAAACGCCACCAGCTTCGAAGAAAATCGTACTTGAAGCGTTGAATTCCCTCGTACTGACGCCAGTAGGTCCAATTCCTGACAAATGGAACGACTTGACTAAAGCGATCGGCGACGAGCTTGATAAAGCGAAATTGAAATCCGATTATACAGCGGAAAAAGCACTAAATGAAGCACAAGCTAAGATTGAAAAGCTAGTAACTAAATAG
- a CDS encoding carbohydrate ABC transporter permease translates to MTDKYMPYRNLLSHLILIVAAVVLMFPFVWMLSGSFKDNLEVVRMPPNLIPDTFKFSNYVEITKYFPIYRFLGNSVGVSIVTTAAQIVVCAMAAFVFAKIPFRGRETLFVLYLITMMIPMQVTMTPLFIVFQKLHLTNTYLGLILPGIFSAYGTFLLRQHIMTIPDPLIEAARMDGASYLRVFVSIILPLSKPALATLAIFAFMASWNNFLWPLIITSDKELMTLPIGLSKLQGRWATEWNILMAGNVISFIPIFIVFLFASKYFIKGMTMSGVKG, encoded by the coding sequence ATGACAGATAAATATATGCCGTATCGGAACCTGCTTTCACATCTCATTTTGATTGTGGCGGCTGTCGTTCTTATGTTTCCTTTCGTCTGGATGCTGTCGGGTTCCTTTAAGGATAACTTAGAAGTCGTCAGAATGCCGCCGAATTTAATACCCGATACATTTAAATTCAGCAACTACGTCGAGATTACGAAATACTTTCCGATCTATCGCTTTTTGGGCAACAGTGTAGGTGTGTCTATAGTGACGACGGCAGCACAGATTGTCGTGTGTGCGATGGCTGCATTTGTTTTTGCTAAAATACCGTTCCGAGGCAGGGAAACTTTATTCGTTCTCTATTTGATCACGATGATGATTCCCATGCAGGTGACGATGACTCCACTCTTTATCGTATTTCAAAAACTGCACCTGACGAATACATATCTCGGTCTCATTTTGCCAGGAATCTTCAGTGCTTACGGGACTTTTCTTCTTCGACAACACATCATGACAATTCCTGATCCGTTGATTGAGGCGGCGAGAATGGACGGAGCTTCTTATTTGAGGGTGTTTGTGAGTATCATTCTTCCGCTTAGCAAACCTGCTCTTGCAACGCTAGCCATTTTTGCTTTTATGGCTTCGTGGAACAATTTTTTATGGCCGCTTATTATTACGAGCGATAAGGAGTTGATGACACTTCCTATTGGATTAAGCAAGCTGCAAGGCAGATGGGCGACGGAGTGGAACATTTTGATGGCAGGGAATGTGATCAGCTTTATCCCGATTTTCATTGTGTTTTTATTCGCATCGAAATACTTTATTAAGGGAATGACCATGAGTGGCGTTAAAGGATAA
- a CDS encoding carbohydrate ABC transporter permease, translated as MVGQKRFSKAVVIIGFLLPSLAGLFLFQLIPMLSSAIISFTNWDLLTPAKFVGVDNYTEALQDEKTLTSLMNILQYILGYLPSVLAFGLLFAVLLNRKLVGIKLYRIFIFVPVITSWVAVSIVWRWLLNGQSGLVNYLLSLIGIQGPVWLQDFVWAMPSIIAVSVWKDIGYVTVILLAGLQDISEDYYEAAKIDGAGGFGQFFRVTLPLLTPSIFFVLVISLINGFQLFDQVLVMTGGGPAGQTSTLVQQIYGNAFQSYKMGFASAQSWILFVIIFAVTIVQQQLQKRWVTYDR; from the coding sequence ATGGTCGGACAAAAGAGATTTTCCAAAGCAGTTGTCATTATCGGATTTTTATTGCCAAGTTTAGCGGGTTTGTTTCTGTTTCAACTCATCCCGATGCTTTCATCTGCTATCATCTCCTTTACGAATTGGGACTTGTTAACCCCGGCGAAGTTCGTTGGGGTGGATAATTACACCGAAGCTTTGCAGGATGAGAAAACGCTTACATCACTGATGAACATTCTTCAGTACATACTTGGTTACTTGCCATCTGTTCTTGCTTTTGGTTTATTGTTCGCCGTTTTACTGAATAGGAAGCTAGTAGGAATTAAGCTTTATCGCATTTTCATCTTTGTACCCGTCATCACCTCGTGGGTAGCTGTTTCCATCGTATGGCGTTGGCTGCTGAATGGACAGAGCGGACTTGTTAACTACCTGCTGTCGCTAATTGGAATTCAAGGACCTGTATGGCTGCAGGACTTTGTATGGGCAATGCCCTCCATAATCGCAGTAAGTGTATGGAAGGATATCGGCTATGTGACCGTCATACTTCTTGCGGGGCTGCAGGATATTTCGGAGGATTATTACGAAGCAGCGAAGATTGATGGCGCAGGTGGGTTTGGGCAGTTTTTCCGTGTAACGCTACCGCTTCTCACGCCTAGTATTTTTTTCGTACTTGTCATATCCCTCATCAATGGCTTTCAACTCTTTGATCAGGTGCTAGTGATGACAGGTGGCGGTCCGGCTGGACAAACGAGCACGCTAGTGCAGCAAATTTATGGGAATGCTTTTCAAAGCTATAAAATGGGCTTTGCCTCTGCGCAGTCTTGGATCTTATTCGTTATTATTTTCGCCGTCACCATCGTTCAGCAGCAGCTTCAGAAAAGGTGGGTTACCTATGACAGATAA